The genome window CTTCCAATTTTATAAAAAGTCAATAAAGTGTTTTCTAAATCTAACGTGCATATACGTTCCAACAAAAAGTAACACAAGTACTAAACTCCAGAAATAGATCGTAATTCCTAGATGCTCTGTGACAAACCAGCCTTGTCCTAAAAGGGCATAGCGATAACCTTCAATTAAATAATAAACCGGATTTATCTGCATTACTTTCTCAAATTTGTCTCCTAGATGATTAGCAGGCCACAAAATCGGAGTTAGATACAAAAGAACCCTCATTAAAGATTGTAAAAGCATTTGAAAATCTCTTACAATGGTAGAAATAGTTGAAGTTATTAATGCAAGCGCAAATAAAAACATAACTGCAGCAAATAAAAAATACGGAATCTGCAAATAGTATATGGAAATTGGATACCCAATAAATTGATATATAATCATTACTAGAACCATTAATAATAATTGTGGATACAATAATGACATAATGACATAAGAAGGTATAACACTTAATGGAAAATTCATCCTTGATACCATTCTTAAACGCGTGTAAATGGATTTAGAACTTTTCGTTATGGCAGGATATATAAAGAACCAAATCAAAATACCTGCAAGCATCCATATAAAATAGGGATAGGTTTCTCCATTAACACCTTTTACATCATGCCTTTTTTGTACAAATCCGAATACAAACCAATAAATCGAAATTTGGATTGCCGGATTGATTATTTCCCACAAGATCCCTAAATAGTTATTGCGATTAGCACTTTTTAACTCATAAAGGGATAATCTTCTAATTAAATGAAAATGATTAACTTGCTCTTTTAATACTTTAACAATAGAAGCCATTATCTTATAGAACCTTTCTTTAAGCTGTTCCCATTATCTATTCTCACCAAAATTAATGGGATTACACTATATATATTTATTTTGAGGAATACAATGTTTATTTCTTGTTTAAATTAATCATACGTTAGCATAAATTGCAATGCCTTTATTACTATACATCCTTTCCGCTTATTTTGAAATGAAATATTTCAACCTAGATCATACAATCTATCAAACATTATATAAAGAAAAAAGATAGATTTCAAACCTTATCATAAATACCTTTCATTCCACTACCGATAGAGGTAGTGACAGCAAGGTATTTATACTATCTTTACTACCCTATATTTTGAAAGTTTTAACCAATAAAAGGTATTGGTTAAAACTACGATTCACAACCTCAGCTTCAGGAGAGTTCGCTGAAACAACCTTCTTATCCATAAAAAGCCAAACAATCAACATGTAATTGTTTGGCTTTGACTTTAAATCCGGTCGGAACACTTGTATTCTGACCTTGTTAATTCGCTTTTATTTATATTTAGGTATCTCTAAATCCATACGATAAGAAGTTAACATATTATATAAATTATACATACTGCTTACTTGTTTGCTTGCCCATCCTATATCTGTAGCATATTGATGTACACCAGGTTTACTAGGGTTCCAGCGCATTTTATAAAGTGTGTCTTGTTTATATGTTGCATTATTAATATAATTCTTCCCTATAAACTCTGCTCCACCTATAATCGCTTTTTCTGGAGTATCCCAGCCCATCTTGTATGCATATTCAGATCCGCTCTTTACTGCAGAGCCATCCACTGCCCCGATACCATACATATTATATACTGTTTTCGGTGTAACTTTTTTTCCATCGACACTAGAAACTTTTATACCAGTTGCCAGACTTGAAGTTCCATTTCCAGTTTCTAATAAAGCATGGGAAATCAAATAAATTTCATTAATACCATATTTTTCTCCCGCTTTATTGAATGAACTTCCTTTTCCAGCTAGAATCCCTCTATTTTTAAGTATTTTATCATTTACTTCTTTTGAATTTAGATTCGCACTAGAAGATAATAATAAAAATTGTAGTTTCTGCTTGTTGTCATTCTCAAAATTACTTGGATTCATATAGTATTTAATGTCAGTTGGACTAGCGTTTACCCACGTATTATATTTAACTGTATACTTCGGTGTTATATCGGGTTTAACTTTCCCTACTGGCACCGAATATTTATAAAAGTCAACTTCATACCAGTATTTCCCGTCACTGTCTTTCTTAGCTGTTTTTGATAGAATGGTAACTTTATAATCTCCTTTAAAGGTACCTATAACCCAACTATTTTTGCTGGTCCCACCTCTAACATTCCACGTACCGCTCTTAACAAAAGCATAATCATTCTTGCTACTTACATATTCAAAGGCATCTTCTCTCATATATGCTTTATACTTTTTATCTGTTTGCGCATTTTTGCTAAGTTGAATATTCACAGCATCGTTTAATGAAGTTTTCAAGTCATTATAAGTTTTTGTCACTACTTTTGATTTTTCCATATCAAAAGAAAGATGCGCATCGCCGCTTCCCTCATAATATTTAATCACAAAAGTATGTTTCCCTTTTGGTAGATAGTAACCAATTACTTCTTTTGTTTTACCAATATTCCCATTCCAAGCATCGATTAGTACTTTTCCATCCACCTCAAGTACTGCTCCGTTATCTGCTTTCAGTTTAAAATTGTAATTACTGTTCTCCGTAACATTAAGCACTTTCTTGTAAACAGCCGAAAACTTGTTAGAAGGAATAGCACTATCAGGAGATCCTTTCTTCCAATTAAAATCGATATTATAGATTTTATTTAAAGAATCTTTTCCGCCAATAACAACATTTCTCTTTGAATCTGTTACCTTGTAAGAAGGTGATTGATTTTTGTTTATTACCTCTGGATAATACTCTGCATACCAAGTACCATCAATCATGTTTTGTTCATTATATGGCTGGATAGAGACTTGGAATTTAGCCGTTGATTTATTGTCATAGTATCTCACTTCAATCCAGTGAACATTATCGCCATTTACATTATCTATTTTTACCTTTGTTGCTTTTTCACGATAGGAGCCATTTTTCCAATTATCAACAATAAGTTTACCATCTATATATACTCTTACACCGTCATCAGATAATCCTCTAATAACATATTCGCCTGCATTCAGCCTTTTAGCAGTTACAAATTTAGCTGAAAAATTATCTTTATTTATTTTTGAAACCGGTGCATTTATCCCATAATCCTTGGTAAGCGTATTTGAATTAGAATTATTGATAACATTGGAGGTAACCGGAGCTCCAGAGAGATTTTTATTATTATAATAATAAGCTATCCAATTACCTAAAGGCTGGATATCAGCAAATACATATGCATTTCCTGTTTTCTCCATATAATCTGTTTGAATTATATGTTCTCCTTTTCCTATCCCTTTAATAATAGCATTATCAAATGTCCCGCTAGAATTCTTCCAACGATCAATTACCGTCTTATTATCTAGTTTTACACGAATGCCATCATCAGCAAAAGTGGAAACAAAATAATCATTGCTTCCCGAAACTTTCCGTAAAAAAGATGCTGAAAAGTTATCTTTTGGCATCCCTACTACAGGAGCATCTTTTTTCCAATGATACTGAATGCTTGAAACTTTATTCTTTGAATTCAATCCACCTATAACTGTTCCATTGCCAGATAAACTGGGGTTAGGATAAAAAATATTCATCCATTCTTGACCTGTAACTAATTGATTAATAGGTTTAATATCAAAGTTTAATTTCGCATTTCCTGTTTTCTCAAGATATTCAACTCTAATCCAATGAATATTTCTTTTCGATGAATCTGATTCTTCCTTTCTATCGCTTATTTTAATTTTAATGGCATCTTCCTTGGCATTCGCAGAAGTCCATCGATTTATGACTAATTTATCATCCACATAAATACGAATGCCATCATCTGCGACAGAACGAATTACATACTCTCCTTGCTTAAGCCTTAAGGCAGTTGTAAAGCTTGCTGAAAAATTATCTTTTGGTATACCAGACATTGGGGCATTCTTACCATAATTAAAACTAAATGCTCCTTTGCCGTCCCCTTTTATTAAGGTTTTATTTGCAGGGGCACCTTTTAAACTAGTATTAGCATAATAGTACCCAAGCCATTGTCCTAATGGAAGCACATCTGCATTCACAAACGCCTTACCTGTCTTTTCAAGATAATCTAACTGAAACACATTATTATTCTGGTTAAGATTGGTGATTAATGCCTTATTTGCTTTACCTGAACTGCCTGTCCAGCGATCAAACAAAATGGAATTATTAATTTTCGCTCGTACACCATCATCTGCAAATGTATAAACAAAGTAATCCCCTTTATTTAAAAGCTTATAAAACGATGCTGAGAAATTGTCCTTATTGGTTGAAGCATTTGGCGCGCTTTTCCCCCAATTGTATTTAATATCTTTTATTCCTGTTGAAACAAAAGCGTTCCCTGAAACGTTTGTATTATTAAAATAGGACGCAAACCAAGTGGATGTTGATAATGCTTCTTGAACTGGTTTTAGAGAAAATTGCAAATAACTTTTTCCTGTTTTCTCTACATATTCAATTCGAATTTCATGGACATCCTTTCCTTGGCTATTCTCAATCTTTATTAGTCTAGTATCTTGAGAAACTCGATCACTATCGAGAACTAATTTCCCATCAATGTAGATACGTGTATCATCGTCATGCTTTGTTTGTAAAATATAATTTCCTGCTGGCAATTTTTTATAGGTAAAAAATTTAGCAGAAAAATGATTAGATCCAATTCCTTTAGCATTAGGCTTACCATACTGATAATCAAAGCTTAAATTGCCATTTTTATCTGGTGTAAATACTAAGGCATCTTCCGGATTGCCACTGAATTTTTCATTATTGTAAAAGTAACCAATCCATGAACCGAAAGGAAGCATATCTGCAAATAATACAGCATTTCCTCCGCCTTCATAATATTCAGTTTTTACGGTGTGATTGCCCGCAGATAAATTAGTCATTGGTGCTGCTGAGTAATTTCTACTTGAACTTGTCCAACGATCGATTTTCTTTTGATTATCCAAATACATTCTCACACCATCATCTGCATAGGTATGAAGAAAATAATCTTTTTGTGATTCCGAAATAGTTATATTTTTTTCAAAGCTAGCGGAAAAATTATCTTTGTTTATTCCGGCTATAGGCTCGTTTTTCCCCCAATTAAATCTTATATTGTTATACGATTTAGAAACAGGTGTTTCTGATAAGTTTTTATTATTGTAAAAATTGGAGGACCATGTATTTTCTGCTGCTTTTATGTTCGTTTGGGGTGACATTAACAACAAAAGAAAACATAAAAACAAAGCTGTACCTGCTATTCTCCAAAATACTCGAGTTTCTATTTCCCACTCACTCCTATCTATTTTTTCTATATTCTATTATCTAGTAAAATGGTAAATATGTTAAGAGGATTCGACGAAAATTCGTAGGTAATATTATCTATTTTTTATCGATTCTTGTCAAAATTGCTATTTTTATAAAAATTCACCCATCCACCAGAACTAGTCCATAAGACTTATTCATAGTGATTTATTTAACTATATGACAAAAAACTGCCTCCTATTAAGAAGGCAGTTTTCTCTATTTTTCATTTTATTTCCCAAAAACTATCTAAAAGTTATTACTTAGAAAGTTTATTCATTTCTTGTTCTTTTAGTCTTTCAGCAAGCTCTAATATATAACTTCTTAATTGTGAATTAATATCGGTGCGTTTTAACCCCAACTCAATCGTTGTTTGAATGAAACCAAATTGCTCTCCCACGTCGTAACGATTTCCTTCAAATTCATATGCAAAAACACGCTGAATTTTGTTTAACTTCTCAATGGCATCTGTCAGTTGTATTTCTCCTCCTGTGCCAACTTCTTGTGACTCAAGAAAATGAAATAGCTGTGGTGTAAATATGTATCTTCCGATAATCGCTAAATTAGAAGGTGAAGTTCCTTGCTCAGGTTTTTCTACAAATTTCTTTACTTGATATCTTCTCTTTGTATCCGGTAAAGGGTCAATTATCCCGTAACGATGGGTTTCTGAGTCAGGTACTACCTGTACACCTATCACAGAAGAAAGTGTTTGATCATATTGATCCATCAATTGCTTTAGACATGGTTTGTCATTATCAACAATATCATCCCCTAATAATACAGCAAATGGCTCATCGCCAATAAAGTTTCTTGCACACCAAACAGCATGTCCTAATCCTTTTGGCTCTTTTTGCCGTATATAATGAATGTCCACATTAGAAGATTCCTGCACTTTTGCTAATAAGGCAAATTTTTCTTTTGCAATCAAATTTTCTTCTAATTCTAAGGCATTATCAAAGTGATCTTCAATCGCTCTCTTACCTTTCCCAGTAACAATAAGAATATCTTCAATCCCAGATGCTATAGCTTCCTCCACAATATATTGAATGGTTGGCTTATCCACAATTGGCAGCATTTCTTTCGGCATTGCTTTCGTTGCTGG of Niallia circulans contains these proteins:
- a CDS encoding ABC transporter permease is translated as MASIVKVLKEQVNHFHLIRRLSLYELKSANRNNYLGILWEIINPAIQISIYWFVFGFVQKRHDVKGVNGETYPYFIWMLAGILIWFFIYPAITKSSKSIYTRLRMVSRMNFPLSVIPSYVIMSLLYPQLLLMVLVMIIYQFIGYPISIYYLQIPYFLFAAVMFLFALALITSTISTIVRDFQMLLQSLMRVLLYLTPILWPANHLGDKFEKVMQINPVYYLIEGYRYALLGQGWFVTEHLGITIYFWSLVLVLLFVGTYMHVRFRKHFIDFL
- a CDS encoding PA14 domain-containing protein; translation: MFLCFLLLLMSPQTNIKAAENTWSSNFYNNKNLSETPVSKSYNNIRFNWGKNEPIAGINKDNFSASFEKNITISESQKDYFLHTYADDGVRMYLDNQKKIDRWTSSSRNYSAAPMTNLSAGNHTVKTEYYEGGGNAVLFADMLPFGSWIGYFYNNEKFSGNPEDALVFTPDKNGNLSFDYQYGKPNAKGIGSNHFSAKFFTYKKLPAGNYILQTKHDDDTRIYIDGKLVLDSDRVSQDTRLIKIENSQGKDVHEIRIEYVEKTGKSYLQFSLKPVQEALSTSTWFASYFNNTNVSGNAFVSTGIKDIKYNWGKSAPNASTNKDNFSASFYKLLNKGDYFVYTFADDGVRAKINNSILFDRWTGSSGKANKALITNLNQNNNVFQLDYLEKTGKAFVNADVLPLGQWLGYYYANTSLKGAPANKTLIKGDGKGAFSFNYGKNAPMSGIPKDNFSASFTTALRLKQGEYVIRSVADDGIRIYVDDKLVINRWTSANAKEDAIKIKISDRKEESDSSKRNIHWIRVEYLEKTGNAKLNFDIKPINQLVTGQEWMNIFYPNPSLSGNGTVIGGLNSKNKVSSIQYHWKKDAPVVGMPKDNFSASFLRKVSGSNDYFVSTFADDGIRVKLDNKTVIDRWKNSSGTFDNAIIKGIGKGEHIIQTDYMEKTGNAYVFADIQPLGNWIAYYYNNKNLSGAPVTSNVINNSNSNTLTKDYGINAPVSKINKDNFSAKFVTAKRLNAGEYVIRGLSDDGVRVYIDGKLIVDNWKNGSYREKATKVKIDNVNGDNVHWIEVRYYDNKSTAKFQVSIQPYNEQNMIDGTWYAEYYPEVINKNQSPSYKVTDSKRNVVIGGKDSLNKIYNIDFNWKKGSPDSAIPSNKFSAVYKKVLNVTENSNYNFKLKADNGAVLEVDGKVLIDAWNGNIGKTKEVIGYYLPKGKHTFVIKYYEGSGDAHLSFDMEKSKVVTKTYNDLKTSLNDAVNIQLSKNAQTDKKYKAYMREDAFEYVSSKNDYAFVKSGTWNVRGGTSKNSWVIGTFKGDYKVTILSKTAKKDSDGKYWYEVDFYKYSVPVGKVKPDITPKYTVKYNTWVNASPTDIKYYMNPSNFENDNKQKLQFLLLSSSANLNSKEVNDKILKNRGILAGKGSSFNKAGEKYGINEIYLISHALLETGNGTSSLATGIKVSSVDGKKVTPKTVYNMYGIGAVDGSAVKSGSEYAYKMGWDTPEKAIIGGAEFIGKNYINNATYKQDTLYKMRWNPSKPGVHQYATDIGWASKQVSSMYNLYNMLTSYRMDLEIPKYK
- the galU gene encoding UTP--glucose-1-phosphate uridylyltransferase GalU, which produces MSKVKKAIIPAAGLGTRFLPATKAMPKEMLPIVDKPTIQYIVEEAIASGIEDILIVTGKGKRAIEDHFDNALELEENLIAKEKFALLAKVQESSNVDIHYIRQKEPKGLGHAVWCARNFIGDEPFAVLLGDDIVDNDKPCLKQLMDQYDQTLSSVIGVQVVPDSETHRYGIIDPLPDTKRRYQVKKFVEKPEQGTSPSNLAIIGRYIFTPQLFHFLESQEVGTGGEIQLTDAIEKLNKIQRVFAYEFEGNRYDVGEQFGFIQTTIELGLKRTDINSQLRSYILELAERLKEQEMNKLSK